The following are encoded in a window of Nocardioides houyundeii genomic DNA:
- a CDS encoding endonuclease/exonuclease/phosphatase family protein — MTDLRVATANAASGRTGLGSARDLPGWAASAASLDVDVLAVQEVDHLLPRSGSADQTAEIAAACAGTGPAWSSRFAAAVHGTPGRSTTMRPAPATLPHEPSYGIALLSRYAVRNWHELRMAPARFVVPVPDEQRAALAAEVVTPGGAVTVVATHLSFAPLRAAVQLRELVAWAADLPRPLVLLGDLNLPGRLPARLTGWTPGVSAATYPASRPVVQLDHVLLDAGGTGARLIDGQARTVGRSDHLGLRAELVLDG; from the coding sequence TTGACTGACCTGCGGGTGGCCACCGCCAACGCGGCCTCGGGACGGACCGGCCTCGGCAGCGCCCGTGACCTGCCCGGCTGGGCGGCGTCGGCCGCCTCGCTGGACGTCGACGTGCTGGCGGTCCAGGAGGTCGACCACCTGCTGCCCAGGTCCGGCAGCGCCGACCAGACGGCCGAGATCGCGGCGGCCTGCGCCGGCACCGGGCCCGCCTGGTCGTCGCGGTTCGCCGCCGCGGTGCACGGGACGCCGGGGCGCAGCACCACCATGCGCCCGGCGCCCGCGACCCTGCCGCACGAGCCGTCGTACGGGATCGCGCTGCTCAGCAGGTACGCCGTCCGGAACTGGCACGAGCTGCGGATGGCGCCGGCCCGCTTCGTGGTGCCGGTGCCTGACGAGCAGCGGGCGGCGCTGGCCGCGGAGGTCGTGACCCCCGGCGGCGCGGTCACCGTGGTCGCCACGCACCTCTCCTTCGCGCCCCTGCGAGCGGCGGTGCAGCTGCGCGAGCTGGTGGCGTGGGCCGCCGACCTGCCGCGGCCGCTGGTGCTGCTCGGCGACCTCAACCTCCCCGGGCGCCTCCCGGCACGGCTGACCGGGTGGACGCCCGGGGTCAGCGCCGCCACCTATCCGGCGTCGCGCCCGGTGGTCCAGCTCGACCACGTGCTCCTGGACGCCGGCGGAACGGGCGCGCGGCTCATCGACGGCCAGGCGCGGACCGTGGGGCGCAGCGACCACCTGGGACTGCGGGCCGAGCTGGTGCTGGACGGGTGA
- a CDS encoding ABC-F family ATP-binding cassette domain-containing protein yields the protein MTGTLVAKDLAGGHGHRTLFESLDLTVAPGDVVGVVGANGAGKSTLLALLAGQLAPLAGTVTTAPSDAFVGWLPQEHERLPGETVGDYLARRTGAAAATTAMEATAELLGSDTPGADDAYAAALDHWLASGAADLADRIPGTLADLGLDVGAEALMTSLSGGQAARVALAALLLSRFDVVLLDEPTNDLDLDGLARLESFVRGLRAGVVLVSHDREFLSRCVTRVVELDLAQHQVAVYDGGYDAFLEERAVARRHAREAYEQFADKKSDLQSRARTQREWSSQGVRNAMKKAPDNDKIRRKAQSESSEKQAQKVRQMESRIARLDEVEEPRKEWALQFEIAAAPRSSSVVATLDGATAQRGDFVLGPVSVQVSAGDRIGITGPNGAGKTTLLRLLLGHEPPTAGRASLGASVAVSEIDQSRTGLPEDVPLSDAFEAAVPSMTSAEVRTLLAKFGLKADQVESLVARLSPGERTRAAMALLQARGVNLLVLDEPTNHLDLPAIEQLEQALESYTGTLLLVSHDRRLLENVRLDQRWHVEQGQVRVD from the coding sequence GTGACCGGCACCCTGGTGGCCAAGGACCTGGCCGGCGGCCATGGACACCGCACCCTCTTCGAGTCCCTCGACCTCACCGTGGCACCCGGCGACGTGGTGGGCGTGGTCGGCGCCAACGGTGCGGGCAAGTCCACCCTCCTGGCTCTGCTGGCCGGTCAGCTCGCCCCGCTCGCGGGGACTGTGACCACCGCGCCCTCGGACGCCTTCGTCGGTTGGCTGCCCCAGGAGCACGAGCGGTTGCCCGGCGAGACGGTCGGGGACTACCTCGCCCGACGTACCGGCGCGGCGGCGGCCACCACGGCGATGGAGGCGACCGCCGAGCTGCTGGGCTCCGACACCCCCGGCGCCGACGACGCCTACGCGGCGGCCCTGGACCACTGGCTGGCCAGCGGCGCCGCGGACCTGGCGGACCGGATCCCGGGCACGCTCGCCGACCTCGGCCTGGACGTCGGCGCCGAGGCGCTGATGACGTCGCTCTCCGGCGGCCAGGCCGCCCGGGTGGCTCTCGCCGCGCTGCTGCTCAGCCGGTTCGACGTGGTGCTGCTGGACGAGCCGACCAACGACCTCGACCTCGACGGCCTGGCCCGGCTGGAGTCCTTCGTGCGCGGGCTGCGCGCCGGGGTGGTGCTGGTCTCCCACGACCGGGAGTTCCTGTCCCGGTGCGTGACCCGGGTCGTGGAGCTGGACCTGGCCCAGCACCAGGTCGCGGTGTACGACGGGGGCTACGACGCCTTCCTCGAGGAGCGGGCGGTGGCTCGACGGCACGCGCGCGAGGCCTACGAGCAGTTCGCGGACAAGAAGTCGGACCTGCAGTCGCGGGCGCGGACCCAGCGGGAGTGGAGCTCCCAGGGGGTGCGCAACGCGATGAAGAAGGCGCCCGACAACGACAAGATACGGCGCAAGGCGCAGAGCGAGTCGAGCGAGAAGCAGGCGCAGAAGGTTCGTCAGATGGAGAGCCGGATCGCCCGGCTGGACGAGGTGGAGGAACCGCGCAAGGAGTGGGCCCTGCAGTTCGAGATCGCCGCCGCGCCGCGCTCCTCCAGCGTGGTGGCCACCCTGGACGGCGCCACCGCCCAGCGCGGTGACTTCGTTCTCGGACCGGTGTCGGTGCAGGTCAGCGCCGGGGACCGGATCGGGATCACCGGCCCCAACGGCGCCGGCAAGACCACCCTGCTGCGACTGCTCCTGGGGCACGAGCCGCCCACGGCCGGACGGGCCTCCCTGGGGGCCAGCGTCGCGGTCAGCGAGATCGACCAGTCCCGCACCGGCCTGCCCGAGGACGTGCCGCTCTCCGACGCCTTCGAGGCAGCGGTGCCGAGCATGACCTCGGCAGAGGTGCGCACCCTGCTGGCCAAGTTCGGGCTCAAGGCGGACCAGGTCGAGAGCCTGGTGGCCCGGCTCTCGCCGGGGGAGCGGACCCGCGCCGCGATGGCGCTGCTCCAGGCCCGCGGCGTCAACCTGCTGGTGCTCGACGAGCCCACCAACCACCTCGACCTCCCGGCCATCGAGCAGCTGGAGCAGGCCCTGGAGTCCTACACCGGCACCCTGCTGCTGGTCTCCCACGACCGGCGGCTGCTGGAGAACGTGCGGCTGGACCAGCGCTGGCACGTGGAGCAGGGCCAGGTCCGGGTTGACTGA
- a CDS encoding PucR family transcriptional regulator produces the protein MRSTAINAKDAPSPALSEALHEALHDAWALLLDQSDTIADSITLTLFERDADLWERIGPEFRADVRASTRVHIRRGLRILSARDRGDDPAPAGETAVELWRDTGRRRARQGVPLELVLNAYTLGARILWEALVARVSADPAIEVDDQVLLMAARTVWTNLDVQNAVLIDAYRRESARMQRQDLQREQGVLDGLIEGRGADPVFAEEARTALEIGPDDAIACVVALSDGVDVGDALAPVEDRLDRLGITARWHVRSGVYYGLLSGPLPDEAGLVELFSAHSPVRMGVASSTGGMAGFATAYQLAHRAAETVRRGVRRVVAVSDRLPEVLLAGSPQVAPRLLAETLGPLLAQPRGQAQTLVDTLAALLRHDGSPTHAAVELYCHRNTVIYRMKQIEQLTGRSLADPRDKMLLGLALMAHGR, from the coding sequence ATGCGGTCCACTGCCATCAATGCCAAGGACGCGCCGTCGCCCGCCCTGAGCGAGGCCCTGCACGAGGCCCTCCACGACGCCTGGGCCCTGCTGCTCGACCAGTCGGACACCATCGCCGACAGCATCACCCTGACCCTGTTCGAGCGGGACGCCGACCTGTGGGAGCGCATCGGGCCGGAGTTCCGCGCCGACGTGCGCGCCAGCACCCGCGTGCACATCCGGCGCGGCCTGCGCATCCTCTCGGCGCGCGACAGGGGGGACGACCCCGCGCCGGCGGGGGAGACTGCGGTGGAGCTGTGGCGCGACACGGGGCGGCGCCGGGCGCGGCAGGGAGTGCCCCTGGAGCTGGTGCTCAACGCCTACACCCTGGGGGCCCGCATCCTCTGGGAGGCGCTGGTGGCCAGGGTCTCGGCGGACCCGGCGATCGAGGTCGACGACCAGGTGCTGCTGATGGCGGCCCGCACGGTGTGGACCAACCTCGACGTCCAGAACGCGGTGCTCATCGACGCCTACCGCCGGGAGAGCGCCCGGATGCAGCGTCAGGACCTGCAGCGCGAGCAGGGCGTGCTGGACGGGCTGATCGAGGGCCGCGGCGCGGACCCGGTCTTCGCCGAGGAGGCGCGCACCGCGCTGGAGATCGGCCCGGACGACGCGATCGCCTGCGTGGTCGCGCTGTCGGACGGAGTGGACGTCGGGGACGCCCTGGCCCCGGTCGAGGACCGGCTGGACCGGCTGGGCATCACCGCGCGCTGGCACGTCCGCTCCGGCGTCTACTACGGCCTGCTGTCGGGCCCGCTGCCTGACGAGGCCGGCCTGGTGGAGCTGTTCTCCGCGCACTCACCGGTCCGGATGGGGGTGGCCAGCAGCACCGGCGGGATGGCCGGCTTCGCCACCGCCTACCAGCTCGCCCACCGGGCCGCGGAGACCGTGCGCCGCGGCGTACGCCGGGTGGTTGCGGTCTCCGACCGGCTGCCGGAGGTGCTGCTCGCCGGCAGCCCGCAGGTGGCGCCCCGGCTGCTGGCAGAGACCCTGGGGCCGCTGCTCGCCCAGCCACGCGGGCAGGCCCAGACCCTGGTCGACACCCTGGCGGCGCTGCTGCGGCACGACGGCTCGCCCACCCATGCGGCCGTGGAGCTCTACTGCCATCGCAACACCGTGATCTACCGGATGAAGCAGATCGAGCAGCTCACCGGGCGGTCGCTGGCCGATCCGCGCGACAAGATGCTGCTGGGACTGGCGCTGATGGCCCACGGACGCTGA
- a CDS encoding ABC transporter ATP-binding protein has translation MSAPPRESQSAPETAVDLELADVTVRFGGLLALDGVGLRVRPRTVHGVIGPNGAGKTTLFNVACGFVRPDEGRILRHGSELTHLRPHSLAGLGIARTLQGLGLFDRVTVLENVMTGADRHAGTGFLASLLALPRSWREEQELRERAMSTLEALGIARVAGLYPGSLPYPVRKRVALARALVAEPELLLLDEPASGLSADEMDELGQLIVGLTARMSVLLVEHHMDLVMRVCDEITVLDFGRVIAGGTPDEVRNDPAVLTAYLGEDV, from the coding sequence TTGAGCGCCCCGCCCCGAGAGTCCCAGTCGGCCCCCGAGACCGCCGTGGACCTCGAGCTCGCAGACGTCACCGTGCGGTTCGGCGGGCTCCTCGCCCTGGACGGCGTGGGGTTGCGGGTGCGGCCCCGGACCGTGCACGGCGTCATCGGCCCCAACGGGGCAGGGAAGACGACGCTGTTCAACGTGGCATGCGGCTTCGTGCGCCCCGACGAGGGACGGATCCTGCGCCACGGCTCCGAGCTCACCCACCTGCGTCCGCACAGCCTGGCCGGCCTCGGCATCGCCCGCACACTGCAAGGGCTCGGCCTCTTCGACCGCGTCACGGTGCTGGAGAACGTGATGACCGGGGCCGACCGGCACGCCGGCACCGGCTTCCTGGCCTCGCTGCTGGCCCTGCCCCGCTCCTGGCGCGAGGAGCAGGAGCTCCGCGAGCGGGCGATGAGCACGCTGGAGGCCCTGGGCATCGCCCGGGTGGCCGGTCTCTATCCCGGCAGTCTCCCCTACCCCGTGCGCAAGCGCGTGGCCCTGGCCCGCGCCTTGGTGGCGGAGCCCGAGCTGCTCCTGCTCGACGAGCCGGCCAGCGGTCTCTCCGCGGACGAGATGGACGAGCTGGGCCAGCTCATCGTCGGCCTCACCGCCCGCATGTCGGTGCTGCTGGTGGAGCACCACATGGACCTGGTGATGCGGGTCTGCGACGAGATCACGGTGCTCGACTTCGGTCGGGTCATCGCCGGCGGCACACCCGACGAGGTGCGCAACGACCCCGCGGTCCTCACCGCCTACCTCGGGGAGGACGTCTAG
- a CDS encoding ABC transporter ATP-binding protein — translation MLSIESLTVGYGPVTALHEVSFTARRGEITAVLGANGAGKTTLLRTVSGLHRARSGSIRLADRAIDRSPAEAMPALGMAHVPEGRGVITELTVEENLRLGGLGRARRVRGGDLDLAYDLFGVLADRRAAAAGTLSGGERQMLVIGRALMARPELLLLDEPSLGLAPRIVAQIFALLRGLVADQGLTVLLVEQNARSALSVADHGVVLDLGRVVADEHAHVLAADDQLRHAYLGF, via the coding sequence GTGCTCAGCATCGAGTCCCTCACCGTCGGCTACGGCCCGGTCACCGCGCTGCACGAGGTCTCCTTCACCGCGCGCCGTGGCGAGATCACCGCGGTGCTGGGCGCCAACGGCGCGGGGAAGACCACCCTGCTGCGCACGGTCTCGGGGCTGCACCGCGCCCGCAGCGGCTCCATCAGGCTCGCTGACCGGGCCATCGACCGCTCCCCCGCCGAGGCGATGCCTGCCCTGGGCATGGCCCACGTCCCGGAGGGCCGCGGCGTCATCACCGAGCTCACGGTGGAGGAGAACCTGCGCCTGGGCGGCCTGGGTCGCGCTCGCCGGGTCCGGGGCGGCGACCTCGACCTCGCCTACGACCTGTTCGGGGTCCTGGCGGACCGTCGGGCCGCGGCCGCCGGCACCCTGTCCGGGGGCGAACGGCAGATGCTGGTCATCGGGAGAGCGCTGATGGCCAGGCCGGAGCTGCTGCTCCTGGACGAGCCGTCGCTGGGCCTGGCCCCACGGATCGTCGCCCAGATCTTCGCGCTGCTGCGAGGGCTGGTGGCCGACCAGGGACTGACCGTGCTGCTGGTGGAGCAGAACGCGCGCAGCGCGCTCTCGGTGGCCGACCACGGCGTCGTCCTCGACCTCGGACGGGTGGTCGCCGACGAGCACGCGCACGTGCTCGCGGCCGACGACCAGCTCCGCCATGCCTACCTCGGCTTCTAG
- a CDS encoding branched-chain amino acid ABC transporter permease: protein MQQLINTALGGLTLGMVYAAFALALVLIWRSTRVVNFAQAPMAMVTTFIALVVIDAGYSYWLGFAAALVAGLVLGAFIERVVVRPVEGKAEINAVILTLGLFIVLHALAAVVFGNEYRSFPAPFGIRGFEVGDRTIALTGFGVFTIGAVLVVMALLVALFRYTDVGLRMRAAAFNAEVARLLGVRVGRMMTLGWALASVVGSLAGLLIAGGSLVHPGYMDSVVVFGFVAAVLGGLDSPVGAVVGGLVLGLSLSFVSGYVGSQLVALAALLILMVVLTLRPGGLFSSAHARRV from the coding sequence GTGCAACAGCTCATCAACACCGCGCTCGGCGGCCTGACCCTGGGGATGGTCTACGCCGCCTTCGCGCTCGCCCTGGTCCTGATCTGGCGCTCCACCCGGGTGGTCAACTTCGCCCAGGCGCCGATGGCCATGGTCACCACGTTCATCGCCCTGGTGGTGATCGACGCCGGCTACTCCTACTGGCTCGGGTTCGCCGCCGCCCTGGTCGCCGGCCTGGTGCTGGGCGCCTTCATCGAGCGGGTCGTGGTGCGTCCGGTGGAGGGCAAGGCGGAGATCAACGCCGTCATCCTGACCCTGGGGCTCTTCATCGTGCTGCACGCGCTGGCCGCGGTGGTCTTCGGCAACGAGTACCGCTCCTTCCCCGCCCCCTTCGGCATCCGGGGCTTCGAGGTCGGGGACCGGACCATCGCGCTGACCGGCTTCGGCGTCTTCACCATCGGCGCGGTGCTGGTGGTGATGGCCCTGCTGGTGGCGCTGTTCCGCTACACCGACGTCGGCCTACGGATGCGCGCCGCGGCCTTCAACGCCGAGGTCGCCCGGCTGCTCGGCGTACGGGTGGGACGGATGATGACGCTGGGGTGGGCGCTGGCCTCGGTGGTCGGCTCGCTCGCGGGGCTGCTGATCGCGGGCGGCAGCCTGGTGCACCCCGGCTACATGGACTCGGTGGTGGTCTTCGGGTTCGTCGCCGCGGTGCTCGGCGGTCTCGACAGCCCGGTGGGCGCCGTGGTCGGCGGCCTGGTGCTGGGACTCTCGCTCAGCTTCGTCAGCGGCTACGTGGGGTCCCAGCTCGTGGCCCTGGCCGCGCTGCTGATCCTGATGGTGGTCCTCACGCTGCGCCCGGGCGGGCTCTTCTCCTCCGCCCACGCGCGGAGGGTCTGA
- a CDS encoding branched-chain amino acid ABC transporter permease — protein sequence MSSASRLVPRSPLARHLLTAALAMVVVLLVLSMLSDFRRYQMAEMAYLGIAVGGLTVLTGLNGQLSLGHGALMAFGAYTTALLLPDRDASTPLLVVLLASVLVTLVVGAAVGAAAARLHGPYLAGATLALAVAVPGIALYFKETLGGEQGLRIVVPPIPEWVLDAAFFVTGQELTNAGWVAFLAWTTLVVTYLLLANLSRSRVGRRWRAVRDDEVAAQLAGIDLARARISAFMVSAAAAGAAGALLALTVRLAAPSSFTLTLSLTLLAAVVLGGLGSLSGALLGAALLTFLPQVVTQWGKAAGLDDIAAAELSPLVYGVVMVLVILLAPSGLYGVLHGFVVRRRTRRLATPPAPRATRHPTTDLAAPGDTATITEGAQQ from the coding sequence ATGTCGTCCGCGTCGCGGCTGGTGCCGCGGAGTCCGCTGGCCCGTCACCTGCTCACCGCCGCGCTGGCGATGGTCGTGGTGCTGCTGGTGCTGAGCATGCTGAGCGACTTCCGCCGCTACCAGATGGCCGAGATGGCCTACTTGGGGATCGCGGTCGGCGGCCTGACGGTGCTGACCGGCCTCAACGGCCAGCTCTCCCTGGGGCACGGCGCCCTGATGGCCTTCGGGGCCTACACCACCGCCCTGCTGCTGCCCGACCGGGACGCCTCCACCCCGCTGCTGGTGGTGCTGCTCGCCTCGGTGCTGGTGACCCTGGTCGTGGGGGCCGCCGTCGGGGCCGCGGCCGCTCGCCTGCACGGTCCCTACCTGGCGGGCGCCACGCTGGCGCTGGCCGTCGCCGTCCCCGGGATCGCGCTCTACTTCAAGGAGACCCTGGGCGGGGAGCAGGGCCTGCGGATCGTGGTGCCCCCGATCCCGGAGTGGGTGCTGGACGCGGCCTTCTTCGTCACCGGACAGGAGCTGACCAACGCCGGGTGGGTCGCCTTCCTGGCTTGGACCACCCTGGTGGTCACCTACCTCCTCCTGGCCAACCTGTCGCGCAGCCGGGTGGGCCGGCGCTGGCGGGCGGTGCGCGACGACGAGGTCGCCGCCCAGCTGGCCGGCATCGACCTGGCTCGGGCCCGGATCTCGGCCTTCATGGTGAGCGCCGCCGCCGCCGGTGCCGCCGGCGCCCTGCTCGCCCTCACCGTCCGCCTGGCGGCGCCCAGCTCCTTCACCCTCACGCTCAGCCTCACCCTGCTGGCGGCGGTGGTGCTGGGCGGACTGGGCAGCCTCTCCGGGGCCCTGCTCGGGGCGGCCCTGCTGACCTTCCTGCCCCAGGTCGTCACCCAGTGGGGCAAGGCCGCCGGCCTCGACGACATCGCCGCCGCCGAGCTCTCACCGCTGGTCTACGGCGTCGTGATGGTGCTGGTGATCCTGCTGGCCCCCAGCGGTCTGTACGGCGTCCTGCACGGCTTCGTCGTACGCCGCAGGACGCGGCGCCTGGCCACCCCGCCCGCGCCCCGGGCCACCCGCCACCCCACCACCGACCTCGCAGCACCCGGCGACACCGCCACCATCACAGAGGGAGCACAGCAATGA
- a CDS encoding ABC transporter substrate-binding protein has protein sequence MSQRNKRPARLVGLTGLVASALVLSACGAGGRDDGDGDGDGGDAGGGASDVGVTEDSVTVGGHFPLTGVAAPGYNEIPTGAQAYFDYVNAQGGIHGRQIEYVVKDDGYNPTNTSKVTNELVLQDEIFAMVGGLGTPTHSAVIDFLNAEGVPDLFVSSGSLAWGDDPATNPMTFGWQPDYESEGKIIGQYVAENMPDAKVGLFLQDDDLGEDAEKGVRQFLDKQIVAVERYTSGNTDVGPQIAGLQGAKADLVLSFNTPSYTALAQLVAMKLGYDPKWYVANIGADPALVSSLLASFSEGAVDGAGALDGVMTSEYIPGVDQPEDPWVELWQKVWDAHGKKGELTNYRIYGMSHAYAFVQALQAAGEDLTREGLIEVLEENGPDMVGPQLAPFRFSADNHMGISGMRLVELKGTESTPLTPVLTTDLGDAEIVEDTSEQAEDAPPASGIPE, from the coding sequence ATGAGTCAACGGAACAAGAGACCGGCCCGGCTGGTCGGTCTGACGGGCCTGGTCGCCTCGGCGCTCGTCCTGAGCGCCTGCGGCGCCGGCGGGCGCGACGACGGCGACGGGGACGGGGACGGCGGCGACGCCGGCGGCGGAGCCTCGGACGTCGGGGTCACCGAGGACAGCGTGACCGTGGGCGGGCACTTCCCGCTCACCGGCGTCGCCGCCCCGGGCTACAACGAGATCCCCACCGGCGCGCAGGCCTACTTCGACTACGTCAACGCCCAGGGCGGGATCCACGGCCGGCAGATCGAGTACGTGGTCAAGGACGACGGCTACAACCCGACCAACACCAGCAAGGTGACCAACGAGCTGGTCCTGCAGGACGAGATCTTCGCCATGGTCGGCGGGCTGGGCACCCCCACCCACAGTGCGGTCATCGACTTCCTCAACGCCGAGGGCGTCCCAGACCTGTTCGTCTCGTCGGGCTCCCTCGCCTGGGGCGACGACCCGGCGACCAACCCGATGACGTTCGGCTGGCAGCCCGACTACGAGAGCGAGGGCAAGATCATCGGCCAGTACGTCGCGGAGAACATGCCCGACGCGAAGGTCGGCCTCTTCCTGCAGGACGACGACCTGGGCGAGGACGCCGAGAAGGGCGTGCGCCAGTTCCTGGACAAGCAGATCGTCGCGGTGGAGCGCTACACCTCGGGCAACACCGACGTGGGACCGCAGATCGCGGGCCTGCAGGGCGCGAAGGCCGACCTGGTGCTCTCCTTCAACACCCCCTCCTACACCGCGCTCGCGCAGCTGGTGGCCATGAAGCTCGGCTACGACCCGAAGTGGTACGTCGCCAACATCGGCGCCGACCCCGCACTGGTCAGCTCCCTGCTGGCCAGCTTCTCCGAGGGCGCCGTCGACGGCGCCGGCGCTCTGGACGGCGTGATGACCTCGGAGTACATCCCCGGCGTGGACCAGCCGGAGGACCCGTGGGTCGAGCTGTGGCAGAAGGTCTGGGACGCCCACGGCAAGAAGGGCGAGCTGACCAACTACCGCATCTACGGCATGTCCCACGCCTACGCCTTCGTCCAGGCCCTGCAGGCCGCCGGGGAGGACCTGACCCGCGAGGGCCTGATCGAGGTCCTGGAGGAGAACGGCCCGGACATGGTCGGCCCCCAGCTGGCGCCGTTCCGCTTCTCGGCCGACAACCACATGGGCATCTCGGGCATGCGTCTGGTGGAGCTCAAGGGCACCGAGAGCACACCGCTGACGCCGGTGCTCACCACCGACCTGGGTGACGCCGAGATCGTCGAGGACACCTCCGAGCAGGCCGAGGACGCACCCCCGGCCAGCGGCATTCCGGAGTAG
- a CDS encoding NAD(P)/FAD-dependent oxidoreductase yields the protein MTERIVIIGADAAGMSAAHQALRTAEKNGRDLHVTVLDKGRYTSYSACGIPYWMAGDVPSGDALVGRTPAEHREAGIDLRLESEVTGVDLAGKQVKLADGQTVEYDELVVATGAPAAIPPWAHAEDGTPYDRVGPVKTLEDGEAWLGRFARAGEGAHLVIVGGNYIGVEMAEIALKRGLGVTVLTRSRVMSLLEPEMSERVALALTEAGVEVILDAEITGLRVCDGVVCGVEWEGGGRDCDLVVLAVGVEPATGFLADSGLPMGPSGGLRAEPTGRVADGVWAAGDCCEVRRRLVGDWAFLPLGTHANKAGRALGDNLGGGSLTFDGVLETSITRFEGVVSTSRSPAPVFRSTTHARRDSTR from the coding sequence ATGACTGAACGCATCGTGATCATCGGCGCCGACGCCGCGGGCATGTCCGCGGCCCACCAGGCGCTGCGCACCGCCGAGAAGAACGGGCGAGACCTGCACGTCACCGTCCTGGACAAGGGCCGCTACACCTCCTACTCTGCGTGCGGCATCCCCTACTGGATGGCCGGCGACGTGCCCTCGGGCGACGCCCTCGTCGGGCGCACCCCGGCAGAGCACCGCGAGGCCGGGATCGACCTGCGGCTGGAGTCCGAGGTCACCGGTGTCGACCTGGCCGGCAAGCAGGTCAAGCTGGCCGACGGGCAGACGGTGGAGTACGACGAGCTGGTCGTTGCCACCGGAGCTCCGGCGGCGATCCCGCCGTGGGCGCACGCCGAGGACGGGACGCCGTACGACCGGGTTGGTCCGGTCAAGACCCTGGAGGACGGGGAGGCCTGGCTGGGCCGGTTCGCCCGGGCCGGGGAAGGGGCCCACCTCGTCATCGTCGGCGGCAACTACATCGGGGTGGAGATGGCCGAGATCGCGCTCAAGCGCGGCCTCGGCGTGACCGTGCTGACCAGGTCCCGGGTGATGAGCCTGCTGGAACCGGAGATGTCCGAGCGGGTCGCCCTGGCGCTGACCGAGGCAGGGGTCGAGGTGATCCTCGACGCGGAGATCACCGGACTGCGGGTGTGCGACGGCGTGGTGTGCGGCGTGGAGTGGGAGGGCGGCGGACGCGACTGCGACCTCGTGGTGCTGGCCGTCGGGGTGGAGCCCGCGACCGGCTTCCTGGCCGACAGCGGCCTCCCGATGGGCCCCTCCGGCGGGCTGCGCGCCGAGCCCACGGGGCGGGTCGCGGACGGCGTCTGGGCGGCCGGGGACTGCTGCGAGGTGCGGCGCCGGCTGGTCGGGGACTGGGCTTTCCTGCCTCTGGGCACCCATGCCAACAAGGCCGGGCGAGCGCTGGGCGACAACCTCGGCGGCGGGTCCCTGACCTTCGACGGCGTCCTGGAGACCTCGATCACCCGGTTCGAGGGGGTGGTCAGTACCTCGAGATCGCCCGCACCGGTCTTTCGGTCGACGACGCACGCGAGGCGGGATTCGACCCGGTGA
- the mgrA gene encoding L-glyceraldehyde 3-phosphate reductase gives MAYVAAADRYDDGVMDYRPSGHSGLVLPALSLGLWQNFGTDRPEETQRAILRRAFDRGVTHFDLANNYGPPYGRAEENLGRYLRDDFAGHRDELVISTKAGWDMWPGPYGQGGGSRKYMLASLDASLGRLGLDYVDIFYSHRFDPDTPVEETMMALDTAVRSGRALYVGISSYSATKTREAASIARELGTPLLIHQPSYSMLNRWIEEDLLDELEAQGMGCIVFTALAQGLLTDRYLHGVPADSRAARDDSTLAGLEEDVLSRVRSLNAIAEGRGQKLAQLALQWVLRDRRVTSAVIGASSVEQLDTNLDALDGPPLTADELVEIDRYAVDSGINLWAKQTED, from the coding sequence ATGGCCTACGTTGCAGCAGCTGACAGGTACGACGACGGTGTCATGGACTACCGGCCCAGCGGCCACAGCGGACTGGTGCTCCCGGCCCTGTCGCTGGGGCTGTGGCAGAACTTCGGGACCGACCGTCCCGAGGAGACCCAGCGGGCCATCCTGCGTCGGGCCTTCGACCGGGGGGTCACCCACTTCGACCTGGCCAACAACTACGGCCCGCCGTACGGGCGGGCGGAGGAGAACCTGGGGCGCTACCTGAGAGACGACTTCGCGGGCCACCGCGACGAGCTGGTGATCTCCACCAAGGCCGGCTGGGACATGTGGCCCGGTCCCTACGGTCAGGGCGGCGGGTCCCGCAAGTACATGCTGGCCAGCCTGGACGCGTCCCTGGGCCGGCTCGGGCTGGACTACGTCGACATCTTCTACAGCCACCGGTTCGACCCCGACACCCCGGTCGAGGAGACGATGATGGCGCTGGACACTGCGGTGCGCTCGGGCCGCGCGCTGTACGTCGGCATCTCCTCCTACTCGGCGACGAAGACGCGCGAGGCGGCAAGCATCGCCCGCGAGCTCGGCACGCCGCTGCTCATCCACCAGCCGTCGTACTCGATGCTCAACCGGTGGATCGAGGAGGACCTGCTCGACGAGCTGGAGGCCCAGGGGATGGGCTGCATCGTGTTCACCGCGCTCGCCCAGGGTCTGCTCACCGACCGCTACCTCCACGGGGTCCCGGCAGACTCGCGCGCCGCCCGCGACGACTCGACCCTGGCCGGCCTGGAGGAGGACGTGCTCTCCCGGGTGCGGTCGCTGAACGCCATCGCCGAGGGTCGGGGGCAGAAGCTGGCCCAGCTGGCGCTCCAGTGGGTGCTGCGCGACCGCCGGGTCACCAGTGCGGTGATCGGGGCCTCGAGCGTGGAGCAGCTGGACACCAACCTGGACGCGCTGGACGGGCCGCCGCTGACCGCCGACGAGCTCGTCGAGATCGACCGGTACGCCGTCGACTCCGGCATCAACCTGTGGGCCAAGCAGACCGAGGACTGA